A genomic region of Streptomyces sp. NBC_00247 contains the following coding sequences:
- a CDS encoding esterase/lipase family protein gives MLPWTRTPRAPRARRTLAALLLAVAALAGPSAAAVAAPSAGEAAATTSGWNDYSCKPSAAHPRPVVLVHGTFGNSVDNWLVLAPYLVARGYCVFSLDYGQLPGVPVFNGLGPIDKSAAQLSAFVDKVLAATGKSKADLVGHSQGGMMPNYYLKFLGGAAKVNALVALAPDNHGTTLLGLTKLLPYFPGAESLLNAATPGLADQVAGSPFVTKLNSLPDTVAGVKYTVISTRYDEVVTPYRTQYLSGANVRNVLLQDLCAVDLSEHVLIGTTDKIAFHEVANALDPAHATTTDCTSVLS, from the coding sequence ATGCTGCCCTGGACCCGTACGCCGCGAGCCCCGCGTGCGCGGAGAACTCTCGCCGCCCTGCTCCTCGCCGTCGCCGCCCTCGCCGGCCCCTCGGCCGCCGCGGTGGCGGCCCCTTCCGCAGGGGAGGCCGCCGCCACCACGAGCGGCTGGAACGACTACTCCTGCAAGCCCTCCGCCGCGCACCCGCGTCCCGTCGTCCTCGTCCACGGGACCTTCGGGAACTCCGTCGACAACTGGCTCGTCCTCGCCCCCTACCTGGTGGCCCGGGGCTACTGCGTCTTCTCCCTCGACTACGGACAGCTCCCCGGCGTGCCGGTCTTCAACGGTCTCGGCCCCATCGACAAGTCCGCCGCCCAGCTCAGCGCGTTCGTCGACAAGGTGCTCGCCGCCACCGGCAAGTCGAAGGCCGACCTCGTGGGCCACTCCCAGGGCGGCATGATGCCGAACTACTACCTGAAGTTCCTCGGCGGCGCCGCCAAGGTGAACGCGCTCGTCGCCCTCGCCCCCGACAACCACGGCACCACCCTCCTCGGGCTGACCAAGCTGCTGCCCTACTTCCCCGGCGCGGAGTCCCTGCTGAACGCAGCCACCCCCGGCCTCGCCGACCAGGTGGCCGGATCGCCGTTCGTCACCAAGCTCAACTCCCTCCCCGACACCGTGGCCGGGGTGAAGTACACCGTCATCTCGACCCGGTACGACGAGGTCGTCACCCCCTACCGCACCCAGTACCTGAGCGGCGCGAACGTGCGCAACGTCCTGCTCCAGGACCTGTGCGCGGTCGATCTCTCCGAGCACGTCCTCATCGGCACCACCGACAAGATCGCCTTCCACGAGGTGGCCAACGCGCTCGACCCGGCGCACGCCACCACGACGGACTGCACCTCCGTGCTCAGCTGA